The following coding sequences are from one Pseudomonas oryzae window:
- a CDS encoding glucose 1-dehydrogenase: protein MNILQRFTLDGSVAVITGAGRGIGRAIALAYAEAGADVVCAARTLADVQGVADEVRALGRRALALTCDVNDGAQREALVAAAREQFGRITHLVNNAGGAGPNDPLTLTPERLEEILRFNVTSAYHLTQLCVPHMRAAGGGNVINITSGAARYAQRQFSAYGTAKAALTQMTRLLAQDFAPEVRVNGIAPGPILTDALQRVMPAEMRAAMETGTPLGSLGEVEDIACAALYLASPAARWVTGKILEVDGGAENSVWPG from the coding sequence ATGAACATCCTGCAGCGCTTCACCCTCGACGGCAGCGTCGCGGTGATCACCGGCGCCGGCCGCGGCATCGGCCGCGCCATCGCCCTGGCCTACGCCGAAGCCGGCGCCGACGTGGTCTGCGCCGCGCGCACCCTGGCCGACGTGCAGGGCGTGGCTGACGAGGTCCGCGCCCTCGGCCGCCGCGCCCTGGCCCTCACCTGCGACGTCAACGACGGCGCGCAGCGCGAGGCGCTGGTGGCGGCCGCCCGCGAGCAGTTCGGGCGCATCACCCACCTGGTCAACAACGCCGGCGGCGCCGGTCCCAACGACCCGCTGACGCTGACCCCGGAGCGCCTGGAGGAGATCCTGCGCTTCAACGTCACCTCGGCCTACCACCTCACCCAGCTGTGCGTGCCGCACATGCGCGCGGCCGGCGGCGGCAACGTCATCAACATCACCTCCGGCGCCGCGCGCTACGCCCAGCGCCAGTTCAGCGCCTATGGCACCGCCAAGGCAGCGCTGACCCAGATGACCCGCCTGCTGGCCCAGGACTTCGCCCCCGAGGTGCGGGTCAACGGCATCGCCCCCGGACCGATCCTCACCGACGCCCTGCAGCGGGTGATGCCGGCGGAGATGCGCGCGGCGATGGAGACCGGCACCCCGCTGGGCAGCCTCGGCGAGGTCGAGGACATCGCCTGCGCCGCCCTGTACCTGGCCAGCCCGGCCGCGCGCTGGGTGACCGGCAAGATCCTCGAGGTCGACGGCGGCGCCGAGAACAGCGTCTGGCCGGGCTGA
- a CDS encoding flavin reductase, protein MNAPATFDPQAFRAALGTFTTGVTIITTRTAEGEAVGITANSFNSVSLNPPLVLWSLAKSARSLAAFSDSRFWNVHVLAAEQEPLSGRFATQGSDKFDGIELDEGIGPAPLLPDCTARFQCRTAFQYEGGDHVIFVGEVLAFDSSARPPLAFQSGQYALAARKPRQELRLGATPPPECSYTEDLLGYLLGRAHYQMLDSLRRLLAAQSLDEHVFFILSVLCIRDNLTLDELNAFVGYTGHRVSAQTLAELERNELIAGEQDGDGTRRYLLTAAGRERSLHEIALAKAVESEVADQLEPGDVMALKVLLKRLVAATDPGLPDLWAAR, encoded by the coding sequence ATGAACGCTCCGGCTACCTTCGACCCGCAGGCCTTCCGTGCCGCCCTGGGCACCTTCACCACCGGGGTGACCATCATCACCACCCGCACCGCCGAGGGCGAGGCGGTCGGCATCACCGCCAACAGCTTCAACTCGGTGTCGCTCAACCCGCCGCTGGTGCTGTGGAGCCTGGCCAAGAGCGCGCGCAGCCTGGCGGCGTTCAGCGACAGCCGCTTCTGGAACGTGCACGTGCTGGCGGCCGAGCAGGAGCCGCTGTCCGGGCGCTTCGCCACCCAGGGCAGCGACAAGTTCGACGGCATCGAGCTGGACGAAGGAATCGGCCCCGCGCCGCTGCTGCCCGACTGCACCGCGCGCTTCCAGTGCCGCACCGCCTTCCAGTACGAGGGCGGCGACCACGTGATTTTCGTCGGCGAGGTGCTCGCCTTCGACAGCAGCGCGCGGCCGCCGCTGGCATTCCAGAGCGGCCAGTACGCGCTGGCCGCGCGCAAGCCGCGCCAGGAACTGCGCCTGGGCGCCACCCCGCCGCCGGAGTGCAGCTACACCGAGGACCTGCTCGGCTACCTGCTCGGCCGCGCCCACTACCAGATGCTCGACAGCCTGCGCCGCCTGCTGGCCGCGCAGAGCCTCGACGAGCACGTGTTCTTCATCCTCTCGGTGCTGTGCATCCGCGACAACCTGACCCTCGACGAGCTCAACGCCTTCGTCGGCTACACCGGCCACCGGGTGAGCGCGCAGACGCTGGCCGAGCTGGAGCGCAACGAGCTGATCGCCGGCGAGCAGGACGGCGATGGCACCCGCCGCTACCTGCTGACCGCCGCCGGCCGCGAGCGTTCGCTGCACGAGATCGCCCTGGCCAAGGCCGTCGAGAGCGAGGTCGCCGACCAGCTGGAACCCGGCGACGTGATGGCGCTCAAGGTGCTGCTCAAGCGCCTGGTCGCCGCCACCGATCCGGGCCTGCCCGACCTGTGGGCCGCCCGCTGA
- a CDS encoding acetaldehyde dehydrogenase (acetylating), translated as MTKKIRCALIGPGNIGTDLLYKLKRSPVLEPVWMVGIDATSEGLARAREMGLKTTSDGVDGLLPHVLEDNIQIAFDATSAYVHAENSRKLNELGVLMIDLTPAAIGPYCVPPVNLKHNLKAGAMNVNMVTCGGQATIPLVAAVSSVQPVEYAEIVATAASKSVGPGTRKNIDEFTRTTAGAIEKVGGAKQGKAIIVINPAEPPLIMRDTVHCLTETAPDREAITAAILAMIEQVQQYVPGYKLVNGPVFDGNRVSIFMEVEGLGDYLPKYAGNLDIMTAAAARTAEMFAEEILKGELTLAPQPALA; from the coding sequence ATGACCAAGAAGATCAGATGTGCCCTGATCGGGCCGGGCAATATCGGCACCGACCTGCTCTACAAGCTCAAGCGCAGCCCGGTGCTGGAGCCGGTATGGATGGTCGGCATCGACGCCACCTCCGAGGGCCTGGCCCGTGCCCGCGAGATGGGCCTGAAGACCACCAGCGACGGCGTCGACGGTCTGCTGCCCCACGTGCTGGAAGACAACATCCAGATCGCCTTCGACGCCACCAGCGCCTACGTGCACGCCGAGAACAGCCGCAAGCTCAACGAACTGGGCGTGCTGATGATCGACCTGACCCCGGCCGCCATCGGCCCCTACTGCGTGCCGCCGGTCAACCTCAAGCACAACCTCAAGGCCGGGGCGATGAACGTCAACATGGTCACCTGCGGCGGCCAGGCGACCATCCCGCTGGTCGCCGCGGTGTCCAGCGTGCAGCCGGTGGAATACGCCGAGATCGTCGCCACCGCCGCCTCCAAGTCGGTCGGCCCGGGCACCCGCAAGAACATCGACGAATTCACCCGCACCACCGCCGGCGCCATCGAGAAGGTCGGCGGCGCCAAGCAGGGCAAGGCGATCATCGTCATCAACCCGGCCGAGCCGCCGCTGATCATGCGCGACACCGTGCACTGCCTGACCGAGACCGCGCCGGACCGCGAAGCGATCACCGCCGCCATCCTGGCGATGATCGAGCAGGTCCAGCAGTACGTGCCCGGCTACAAGCTGGTCAACGGCCCGGTGTTCGACGGCAACCGCGTGTCGATCTTCATGGAGGTGGAGGGCCTGGGCGACTACCTGCCCAAGTACGCCGGCAACCTCGACATCATGACCGCCGCCGCCGCGCGCACCGCCGAGATGTTCGCCGAGGAAATCCTCAAGGGCGAACTGACCCTCGCCCCGCAACCCGCCCTCGCCTAA
- the dmpG gene encoding 4-hydroxy-2-oxovalerate aldolase, with amino-acid sequence MDLRGKKITVHDMCLRDGMHPKRHQISLQQMKDIASGLDAAGVPLIEVTHGDGLGGRSVNYGFPAHSDEEYLSAVIPLMKQAKVSALLLPGIGTVDHLRMAHELGVSTIRVATHCTEADVSEQHISIARKLGMDTVGFLMMAHMNSPEGLAKQGKLMESFGANCVYITDSAGYLLPDDVAARVAALRAVLDPATEIGFHGHHNLSMGVSNSIAAIGAGATRIDAACAGLGAGAGNTPMEILVAVCDRMGIETGVSVFGIQDVAEDLVVPIMDFPIRSDRDALTMGYAGVYGSFLLFAKRAEKKYGVSAREILVEMGRRGMVGGQEDMIEDTAMTMARQRGLPV; translated from the coding sequence ATGGATCTTCGCGGCAAGAAAATCACCGTCCACGACATGTGCCTGCGCGACGGCATGCACCCCAAGCGCCACCAGATCAGCCTGCAGCAGATGAAGGACATCGCCAGCGGCCTGGACGCCGCCGGCGTGCCGCTGATCGAGGTGACCCACGGCGACGGCCTCGGCGGGCGTTCGGTGAACTATGGCTTCCCGGCGCACAGCGACGAGGAATACCTGTCGGCGGTGATCCCGCTGATGAAGCAGGCCAAGGTCTCCGCCCTGCTGCTGCCGGGCATCGGCACCGTCGACCACCTGCGCATGGCCCACGAGCTGGGCGTCTCCACCATCCGCGTGGCTACCCACTGCACCGAGGCGGACGTCTCCGAGCAGCACATCAGCATCGCCCGCAAGCTGGGTATGGACACCGTCGGCTTCCTGATGATGGCGCACATGAACAGCCCCGAAGGCCTGGCCAAACAAGGCAAGCTGATGGAGAGCTTCGGCGCCAACTGCGTGTACATCACCGACTCGGCCGGCTACCTGCTGCCCGACGACGTGGCCGCGCGGGTCGCCGCGCTGCGCGCGGTGCTCGACCCGGCCACCGAGATCGGCTTCCACGGCCACCACAACCTGTCGATGGGCGTGTCCAACTCCATCGCCGCCATCGGCGCCGGTGCCACCCGCATCGACGCCGCCTGCGCCGGCCTCGGCGCCGGGGCCGGCAACACGCCGATGGAGATCCTCGTCGCGGTGTGCGACCGCATGGGCATCGAGACCGGCGTCAGCGTGTTCGGCATCCAGGACGTGGCCGAGGACCTGGTGGTGCCGATCATGGACTTCCCGATCCGCAGCGACCGCGACGCCCTGACCATGGGCTACGCCGGGGTGTACGGCTCGTTCCTGCTGTTCGCCAAGCGCGCCGAGAAGAAGTACGGCGTGTCGGCCCGCGAGATCCTCGTCGAGATGGGCCGCCGCGGCATGGTCGGCGGCCAGGAGGACATGATCGAGGACACCGCGATGACCATGGCCCGCCAGCGCGGCCTGCCGGTCTGA
- a CDS encoding putative 2-aminoethylphosphonate ABC transporter ATP-binding protein: MLPTSTPHLRVHELRKRFAGFTALDGVSLDIAAGELVCLLGPSGCGKTTLLRCVAGLERQDGGTLHIGSRNISELPPQARDYGILFQSYALFPNLTVEQNIAYGLAGSEREAIRSRVAQMLELVGLTGSEKKYPGQLSGGQQQRVALARALAPAPSLLLLDEPMSALDARVREHLCTELRALQRQLGITTLMVTHNQDEAMLMADRIAVINHGRVEQYATPRDIYAHPASPFVAEFVGQGNWLPFERSGEGFARVGNLDLRLPVATGAARGRLFCRPEAIVINPPVHEPNLCRAQMREITFLGNRCRLSFELAELPGHPLQAEVAPEALPHPASELWVALPPHRLQVFA, encoded by the coding sequence ATGCTCCCCACGTCCACCCCGCACCTGCGCGTGCACGAGCTGCGCAAGCGCTTCGCCGGTTTCACCGCCCTCGATGGCGTGTCGCTGGACATCGCCGCCGGCGAACTGGTCTGCCTGCTCGGCCCCTCCGGCTGCGGCAAGACCACCCTGCTGCGCTGCGTAGCCGGCCTCGAGCGCCAGGACGGCGGCACCCTGCACATCGGCTCGCGCAACATCTCCGAACTGCCGCCGCAGGCGCGCGACTACGGCATCCTGTTCCAGTCCTACGCACTGTTCCCCAACCTCACCGTCGAGCAGAACATCGCCTATGGCCTGGCCGGCAGCGAGCGCGAGGCGATCCGTTCGCGGGTCGCGCAGATGCTCGAACTGGTCGGTCTGACCGGCAGCGAGAAGAAGTATCCCGGCCAGCTCTCCGGCGGCCAGCAGCAGCGCGTCGCCCTGGCCCGCGCACTGGCGCCGGCACCCTCGCTGCTGCTGCTCGACGAGCCGATGTCGGCGCTCGACGCCCGCGTGCGCGAGCACCTGTGCACCGAGTTGCGCGCCCTGCAGCGCCAGCTCGGCATCACCACCCTGATGGTCACCCACAACCAAGACGAGGCCATGCTGATGGCCGACCGCATCGCGGTGATCAACCACGGCCGCGTCGAGCAGTACGCCACCCCCAGGGATATCTACGCCCATCCGGCCAGCCCGTTCGTCGCCGAGTTCGTCGGCCAGGGCAACTGGCTGCCCTTCGAGCGCTCCGGCGAGGGCTTCGCCCGGGTCGGCAACCTCGACCTGCGCCTGCCGGTGGCGACCGGCGCCGCGCGCGGCCGGCTGTTCTGCCGCCCCGAGGCCATCGTGATCAACCCGCCGGTGCACGAGCCCAACCTGTGCCGCGCGCAGATGCGCGAGATCACCTTCCTCGGCAACCGCTGCCGGCTGAGCTTCGAGCTGGCCGAGCTGCCCGGCCACCCCCTGCAGGCCGAGGTCGCCCCGGAGGCGCTGCCACATCCGGCCAGCGAGCTGTGGGTCGCCCTGCCGCCGCACCGCCTGCAGGTGTTCGCCTGA
- a CDS encoding AlbA family DNA-binding domain-containing protein → MTEKQIRACTTGKNKGLTKKAWNFMSQPESEEQISHEPESERSEKRTPIYQIQLEDLSVEHIDEIKMLEEGWFVEFKSIFTDTAKIAKSISSFANAYGGVLIVGVQEAAKGRKFDHFTPLSKNEAEETILRLRHAVEAHLSPCPFFESKLIAIPEFGVADPHDKWIVFVKIPKGEKAPYLHSSGAVYTRKGDSSSPVALTDQGLLERLWSDRTKKVGEIESRINFLREQSASDLPRLDIFIARTVSPRRAAGAINFKDFIDVASQPVFPGNPPLLDNFYPIDSSFVARRTEGTLDNYGIMWDFDWHRYIHHIHIPLACHEWDGSGLNNERSGNERIAALEDYLATRKEFEGKRIFIVDLTLSIFIMSAIFYMVSKLHLNRGDEDKFAINIKASSIRKVVVYSDLPRYKEHLEKMGLPFVHRDIGFLSSSMNPDDWLEFPIAENNKVLYENANLDVRNAFLNFIDMAQALGISRHVLLGQHDRSSGESTVSDLLDAFGRIISTSFSYSCSPNPAS, encoded by the coding sequence TTGACTGAGAAACAGATTAGGGCATGCACTACAGGGAAAAACAAAGGGCTAACGAAAAAGGCGTGGAATTTTATGTCGCAACCTGAAAGTGAAGAACAAATTTCGCATGAGCCTGAGAGCGAACGGTCAGAGAAGCGAACTCCTATTTATCAGATCCAATTGGAGGATCTATCTGTTGAGCATATTGATGAGATCAAGATGCTTGAGGAGGGCTGGTTTGTAGAGTTCAAGTCAATTTTTACCGATACGGCAAAAATTGCAAAAAGCATTAGCTCTTTTGCAAATGCTTACGGTGGCGTGCTAATTGTTGGAGTCCAGGAGGCCGCGAAAGGCAGAAAGTTTGATCATTTCACCCCGTTAAGCAAGAATGAAGCGGAGGAGACGATTTTACGACTTAGGCACGCAGTTGAGGCACACCTTAGTCCGTGCCCTTTTTTTGAAAGCAAACTAATTGCAATCCCGGAATTTGGCGTCGCCGACCCTCACGATAAATGGATTGTTTTTGTAAAGATTCCGAAAGGTGAAAAAGCGCCTTACTTGCACAGTAGTGGTGCTGTATACACAAGAAAAGGAGATTCATCTTCACCTGTTGCACTCACAGATCAAGGCCTATTAGAGAGATTATGGTCTGATCGCACCAAGAAAGTGGGGGAAATAGAGAGTAGAATTAATTTTCTGCGCGAGCAGTCTGCAAGCGATTTACCAAGGCTTGATATATTTATAGCAAGAACTGTGAGTCCTAGAAGGGCCGCCGGCGCCATTAATTTCAAGGACTTTATTGATGTAGCTAGTCAACCTGTTTTTCCAGGGAATCCTCCTCTCTTAGATAATTTCTACCCAATAGATAGTTCGTTTGTTGCTAGGCGCACAGAGGGCACCCTCGACAATTATGGAATAATGTGGGATTTCGATTGGCACAGATATATTCACCATATTCATATCCCTCTAGCCTGCCATGAATGGGACGGGTCTGGGCTTAATAATGAACGGTCTGGGAACGAGAGGATTGCAGCTCTTGAAGATTATCTCGCCACCAGAAAAGAATTTGAAGGGAAAAGGATTTTTATCGTAGACCTGACACTCTCCATCTTCATAATGTCGGCGATTTTTTACATGGTATCGAAGCTTCACCTAAATAGAGGCGACGAAGATAAGTTTGCTATAAACATAAAGGCATCCTCGATAAGAAAGGTTGTCGTTTATTCAGATCTCCCCAGATACAAGGAGCACCTGGAGAAAATGGGGCTTCCATTTGTTCATCGCGATATAGGGTTCCTGTCTAGCTCTATGAATCCTGATGACTGGCTGGAGTTCCCCATAGCCGAGAACAATAAAGTTCTATATGAGAATGCCAATCTCGATGTTAGAAATGCATTTTTGAATTTTATCGATATGGCTCAAGCTTTGGGCATTTCGCGACATGTATTGCTTGGTCAGCACGACCGCTCTAGTGGGGAGTCAACCGTTAGTGATTTGCTTGATGCATTTGGAAGAATAATTTCCACAAGCTTTTCATATTCGTGCTCTCCAAATCCGGCTAGTTAA
- a CDS encoding aldehyde dehydrogenase family protein produces the protein MSSVITSVEGLATLLAAQKSAFVAEGAVPAAERRRRIQQVIDLLVAWHKPLAQAMDEDFGHRPAGFSLMNDVLGSLASLKHACDHLEEWMQPQERQPFPPYDQLGAKARVLYQPKGSVAIVGTWNAPLFTLLSPLAYVLAAGNRAILKPSEIAPHTAEVLAAACAEHLDPLVVGVAMGGAEMAEAVTRQPFDHLVFTGSTAIGKLVMRNAADNLVPLTLELGGKSPTIVSRSADLATAAFRIAAAKASNGGQLCVNPDLVYVPREQTEAFLAELKGAYASLFPQVQGNPDVVAVVNERHLARVEGLVEDAVAAGVRVESLPEALPADAADRRRPLRVVVDPPAGCRIQQEEIFGPAMVLLPYDTIDAVLADINGRDRPLALYWFGSDEAEKQRVLENTLSGGVTINDAMMHAAMQDAPFGGIGASGMGHYHGREGFLEFSHARTVFEAGAYDPRREWGLLPPYGEHFLAAMEAQITP, from the coding sequence ATGAGTTCCGTGATTACATCCGTCGAGGGGCTGGCCACGCTGCTGGCCGCGCAGAAGTCCGCCTTCGTCGCCGAGGGCGCCGTCCCTGCCGCCGAGCGGCGCCGGCGCATCCAGCAGGTGATCGACCTGCTGGTGGCCTGGCACAAGCCGCTGGCGCAGGCGATGGATGAGGACTTCGGCCACCGCCCGGCGGGCTTCTCGCTGATGAACGACGTGCTCGGCTCGCTGGCCTCGCTCAAGCACGCCTGCGACCACCTGGAAGAGTGGATGCAGCCGCAGGAACGCCAGCCGTTCCCGCCCTACGACCAGCTCGGCGCCAAGGCGCGGGTGCTCTACCAGCCCAAGGGCTCGGTGGCCATCGTCGGCACCTGGAACGCGCCGCTGTTCACCCTGCTCAGCCCGCTGGCCTACGTGCTGGCCGCCGGCAACCGAGCGATCCTCAAGCCCTCGGAAATCGCCCCGCACACCGCCGAGGTGCTGGCCGCCGCCTGCGCCGAGCACCTCGATCCGCTAGTGGTCGGCGTGGCCATGGGCGGTGCCGAGATGGCCGAGGCGGTGACCCGCCAGCCGTTCGACCACCTGGTGTTCACCGGCAGCACCGCCATCGGCAAGCTGGTGATGCGCAACGCCGCCGACAACCTGGTGCCGCTCACCCTGGAGCTGGGCGGCAAGTCGCCGACCATCGTCTCGCGCAGCGCGGATCTGGCCACCGCCGCCTTCCGCATCGCCGCCGCCAAGGCCAGCAACGGCGGCCAGCTGTGCGTCAACCCGGATCTGGTGTACGTGCCGCGCGAGCAGACCGAGGCCTTCCTCGCCGAGCTGAAGGGCGCCTACGCCAGCCTGTTCCCGCAGGTGCAGGGCAACCCGGACGTGGTGGCGGTGGTCAACGAACGCCATCTGGCGCGGGTCGAGGGACTGGTGGAGGACGCCGTGGCCGCCGGGGTGCGCGTCGAGTCGCTGCCCGAAGCATTGCCAGCCGATGCCGCCGACCGCCGCCGGCCGCTGCGCGTGGTGGTCGATCCGCCGGCCGGCTGCCGCATCCAGCAGGAGGAGATCTTCGGTCCGGCCATGGTGCTGCTGCCCTACGACACCATCGACGCGGTGCTCGCCGACATCAACGGTCGCGACCGGCCGCTGGCGCTGTACTGGTTCGGCAGCGACGAGGCCGAGAAGCAGCGGGTGCTGGAAAACACCCTGTCCGGCGGGGTGACCATCAACGACGCGATGATGCACGCCGCCATGCAGGACGCCCCGTTCGGCGGCATCGGCGCCTCCGGCATGGGCCACTACCACGGCCGCGAGGGCTTCCTCGAATTCAGCCACGCGCGCACCGTGTTCGAGGCCGGCGCCTACGACCCGCGCCGCGAGTGGGGGCTGTTGCCGCCCTATGGCGAGCATTTCCTCGCGGCGATGGAGGCGCAGATTACGCCCTGA
- a CDS encoding LysR substrate-binding domain-containing protein, whose product MLSSELKAFYQVAQLGSITQAAKKLGLSQPTVTTQIRQLEARYGIELFYRGGRRLTLSDVGAELLPRVRALLQQEADIEFFLRNSGQQQGSLRLGATAPYYVLDLLKRFRERLPQVEVAVQIGNSQEVLEALDEFRVDLAASSQRLDDPRLVRLELGRDPLVLAVHREHPLAALSSVPLTALARHCLLMREAGSTTRELTERMLAEAGVRPQALLEIGSRESIREAVLRNIGVSIIARHEVPHSPELRVLALEDAPQIVEYLYCLKERRLARLPAAFLAVARELTENSTSA is encoded by the coding sequence ATCTTGAGCAGCGAACTGAAAGCCTTCTACCAGGTGGCGCAACTGGGCAGCATCACCCAGGCAGCGAAGAAGCTCGGTCTCAGCCAGCCGACGGTGACCACCCAGATCCGCCAGCTGGAGGCGCGCTACGGTATCGAGCTGTTCTACCGCGGCGGCCGCCGGCTGACCTTGAGCGACGTCGGCGCCGAGCTGCTGCCCAGGGTGCGCGCGCTGCTGCAGCAGGAGGCCGACATCGAGTTCTTCCTGCGCAACAGCGGCCAGCAGCAGGGCAGCCTGCGCCTCGGCGCCACCGCGCCCTACTACGTGCTCGACCTGCTCAAGCGCTTCCGCGAGCGCCTGCCGCAGGTCGAGGTGGCGGTGCAGATCGGCAATTCCCAGGAGGTGCTGGAGGCGCTCGACGAGTTCCGCGTCGACCTGGCCGCCTCCTCGCAGCGCCTCGACGACCCGCGCCTGGTGCGCCTGGAACTGGGCCGCGATCCGCTGGTGCTGGCGGTGCACCGCGAGCATCCGCTGGCGGCGCTGAGCAGCGTGCCGCTGACCGCCCTGGCCCGCCACTGCCTGCTGATGCGCGAGGCCGGCTCCACCACCCGCGAACTGACAGAGCGGATGCTCGCCGAGGCCGGCGTGCGCCCGCAGGCGCTGCTGGAGATCGGCAGCCGCGAGTCGATCCGCGAGGCGGTGCTGCGCAACATCGGGGTGAGCATCATCGCCCGTCACGAGGTGCCGCACAGCCCGGAGCTGCGCGTGCTGGCGCTGGAGGACGCGCCGCAGATCGTCGAATACCTCTACTGCCTGAAGGAGCGCCGCCTGGCGCGCCTGCCGGCGGCCTTCCTCGCCGTGGCGCGCGAACTGACCGAAAACAGCACGTCAGCGTAG
- a CDS encoding fumarylacetoacetate hydrolase family protein translates to MNESLIDTLGDELFAALRDRRTLAPLTERHPDITLDDAYRISLRFLRQREQQGEQVIGKKIGVTSKAVQDMLNVHQPDFGFLTDRMQVADGSDVSLTEHRLIQPRAEGEIAFILAEDLVGPGITAEDVLAATAWVVPCFEIVDSRIHEWKIRIQDTVADNASCGVFALGEQRIDPRSLDLAAVRLEMSKNGQPAGSGLGSAVQGHPCAAVAWLANTLGELGIPFRKGEVILSGALAPLVPVTAGDSIHLSLSGLGEASLRFVP, encoded by the coding sequence ATGAACGAATCCCTGATCGACACCCTCGGCGACGAGCTGTTCGCCGCCCTGCGCGACCGGCGCACCCTGGCGCCGCTCACCGAGCGCCACCCGGACATCACCCTGGACGACGCCTACCGCATCTCGCTGCGCTTCCTCCGCCAGCGCGAGCAGCAGGGCGAGCAGGTGATCGGCAAGAAGATCGGCGTCACCAGCAAGGCCGTGCAGGACATGCTCAACGTCCACCAGCCGGACTTCGGCTTCCTCACCGACCGCATGCAGGTGGCCGACGGCAGCGACGTCAGCCTCACCGAGCACCGCCTGATCCAGCCGCGCGCCGAGGGCGAGATCGCCTTCATCCTCGCCGAGGACCTGGTCGGCCCCGGCATCACCGCCGAGGACGTGCTGGCCGCCACCGCCTGGGTGGTGCCCTGCTTCGAGATCGTCGACTCGCGCATCCACGAGTGGAAGATCCGCATCCAGGACACCGTGGCCGACAACGCCTCCTGCGGCGTGTTCGCCCTCGGCGAGCAGCGCATCGACCCGCGCAGCCTGGATCTGGCCGCCGTGCGCCTGGAGATGAGCAAGAACGGCCAACCGGCCGGCAGCGGCCTGGGCAGCGCGGTGCAGGGCCATCCCTGCGCGGCGGTGGCCTGGCTGGCCAACACCCTGGGCGAACTGGGCATCCCGTTCCGCAAGGGCGAGGTGATCCTCTCCGGCGCCCTCGCCCCGCTGGTGCCGGTGACCGCCGGCGACAGCATCCACCTCTCCCTCAGTGGCCTGGGCGAAGCCTCGCTGCGCTTCGTGCCCTGA
- a CDS encoding spinster family MFS transporter: protein MARATPSPGLWHSHGLLFLLALMYADNFVGRQILAVMIEPIKQEFGASDSAMGLISGLAFAAVYAVLGLPAGRLADRLPRTRLLAASCLLWALATMACGLAGGFVVLVLIRMAVASAEAPATPTAFSLIADLYPPHRRSFAISCFTAAPTFAALLGLSVGAWLVETHGWRSTFILIGLPGLLIAALLAVTVREPQRGRWEISHVPAAPQGLLRTALELWREPALRCLLIAGGFCTLSGYALAMWNASFLVRSHGLSLQQAGLLAGLVGGGVAGIGTLTSGWLTDRLAQRSRLWLLGIPLLGNLLGALAISAYLLWPAGTLAQFGALAVPTALLWCALACFFSVWWVAPSYTLITHLVAPDRRGTAMALQTILSTILGVGLGPLATGMLSDLLLPAFGQESLRYALLASSLTVVVPLLLLLRVYALFRQGAPAVPPLTVGDG, encoded by the coding sequence ATGGCCCGCGCCACCCCCTCCCCCGGCCTGTGGCACAGCCACGGCCTGCTGTTCCTGCTGGCCTTGATGTACGCCGACAACTTCGTCGGCCGCCAGATCCTCGCGGTGATGATAGAGCCGATCAAGCAGGAGTTCGGCGCCAGCGACAGCGCCATGGGGCTGATCTCGGGCCTCGCCTTCGCCGCCGTCTACGCGGTGCTCGGCCTGCCCGCCGGGCGTCTGGCCGACCGCCTGCCGCGCACCCGCCTGCTCGCCGCCTCCTGCCTGTTGTGGGCGCTGGCGACCATGGCCTGCGGGCTGGCCGGCGGCTTCGTGGTACTGGTGCTGATCCGCATGGCGGTGGCCAGCGCCGAGGCGCCGGCGACGCCGACCGCCTTCTCGCTGATCGCCGACCTCTACCCGCCGCACCGCCGCTCGTTCGCCATCAGCTGCTTCACCGCCGCGCCGACCTTCGCCGCGCTGCTCGGCCTGTCGGTCGGCGCCTGGCTGGTGGAAACCCACGGCTGGCGCAGCACCTTCATCCTCATCGGCCTGCCGGGGCTGCTGATCGCTGCGCTGCTGGCCGTGACCGTGCGCGAGCCGCAGCGCGGCCGCTGGGAGATCAGTCATGTACCGGCAGCACCGCAGGGCCTGCTGCGCACCGCGCTGGAGCTGTGGCGCGAGCCGGCGCTGCGCTGCCTGCTCATCGCCGGCGGCTTCTGCACCCTGAGCGGCTACGCCCTGGCGATGTGGAACGCCAGCTTCCTGGTGCGCTCCCACGGCCTGTCGCTGCAGCAGGCCGGGCTGCTCGCCGGCCTGGTCGGCGGCGGCGTGGCCGGCATCGGCACCCTGACCAGCGGCTGGCTGACCGATCGCCTGGCGCAGCGCAGCCGCCTGTGGCTGCTCGGCATCCCGCTGCTCGGCAACCTGCTCGGCGCCCTGGCGATCAGCGCCTACCTGCTGTGGCCGGCCGGCACCCTCGCCCAGTTCGGCGCCCTGGCGGTGCCGACGGCGCTGCTGTGGTGCGCGCTGGCCTGCTTCTTCAGCGTGTGGTGGGTGGCGCCGTCCTACACCCTGATCACCCACCTGGTCGCCCCGGACCGGCGCGGCACGGCGATGGCCCTGCAGACCATCCTCTCCACCATCCTCGGCGTCGGCCTCGGCCCGCTGGCCACCGGCATGCTCAGCGATCTGCTGCTGCCGGCCTTCGGCCAGGAGTCGCTGCGCTATGCCCTGCTGGCCAGCAGCCTGACGGTGGTGGTGCCGCTGCTGTTGCTGCTGCGTGTCTACGCGCTGTTCCGCCAGGGCGCGCCGGCGGTGCCGCCGCTGACGGTCGGCGACGGCTGA